From Vreelandella neptunia, the proteins below share one genomic window:
- a CDS encoding IS3 family transposase (programmed frameshift) has product MNSPKRYSPEVRERAVRLVLEQQGEYPSKWAAICSIASKFGCTPETLRAWCKRTELTQENSSVNLSEHERLKQLERENTELKRANEILRKAAAFFGPGGARPQTQLMVSFIDEHRAQFGVESICSQLPIAPSTYYHHKALEADPERRADRYRQDAFLTAEIQRVWEENFCVYGARKVWRQLRREGVNVARCTVERLMRRLGIRGVVRGQRPFTTLSDPGQKRAPDLVKRDFTAMRPNQLWVADFTYVATWSGFVYVAFVIDVYARCIVGWRVATSMRTALVLDALEQALWARKHRQGLIHHSDRGSQYLSIRYTERMADEGINASVGTTGDSYDNALAETIIGLFKTEVIHHRGPWRGLDAVEYATLEWVDWFNNRRLLEPIGNVPPAERERTYYRQLEESGEAA; this is encoded by the exons ATGAACTCACCAAAACGATATTCCCCAGAAGTCCGGGAGCGAGCTGTTCGATTAGTCCTTGAACAGCAAGGCGAATACCCGTCCAAGTGGGCGGCGATCTGCTCCATTGCCAGCAAGTTCGGCTGTACACCAGAGACTTTGAGAGCCTGGTGCAAACGCACAGAACTCACGCAGGAAAACAGCTCGGTTAACCTGTCTGAACATGAACGGCTCAAGCAGCTAGAGCGTGAAAACACCGAATTGAAGCGTGCCAATGAAATTCTCCGTAAGGCGGCTGCTTTTTTCG GCCCAGGCGGAGCTCGACCGCAAACCCAATTGATGGTGTCATTTATCGACGAGCATCGTGCTCAGTTCGGGGTCGAGTCGATTTGTAGTCAACTGCCAATCGCCCCATCGACGTATTACCACCACAAGGCACTTGAAGCTGATCCTGAACGGCGGGCAGACCGGTATCGGCAGGATGCGTTTCTTACCGCTGAGATTCAGCGCGTGTGGGAAGAAAACTTCTGCGTCTACGGTGCCCGTAAGGTCTGGCGGCAACTCCGCCGTGAAGGCGTTAATGTTGCTCGTTGCACTGTAGAACGGCTCATGCGCCGCCTAGGAATTCGCGGCGTGGTGCGAGGCCAACGCCCCTTCACGACCCTCAGTGATCCCGGCCAGAAACGGGCACCTGATTTAGTGAAACGTGACTTTACGGCTATGCGTCCTAATCAGCTTTGGGTGGCCGATTTTACCTATGTCGCTACCTGGTCTGGCTTCGTTTACGTTGCGTTCGTTATCGATGTTTATGCACGCTGTATCGTGGGTTGGCGTGTAGCGACGTCGATGAGAACGGCACTGGTGCTGGACGCTCTGGAGCAAGCTCTGTGGGCACGAAAACACAGACAAGGGTTGATCCATCATAGTGATAGGGGAAGCCAATATCTCTCGATCCGCTACACCGAGCGTATGGCTGACGAGGGTATCAATGCCTCAGTCGGCACCACCGGCGACTCCTACGACAATGCGCTGGCTGAAACCATCATCGGCTTGTTCAAAACGGAGGTGATCCATCATCGTGGCCCATGGAGGGGACTGGATGCCGTTGAGTATGCCACGCTGGAGTGGGTTGACTGGTTCAACAACCGCCGACTGCTGGAACCCATCGGAAACGTTCCACCAGCAGAACGAGAAAGGACGTATTATCGTCAACTGGAAGAGTCGGGTGAAGCTGCCTGA
- a CDS encoding bifunctional acetate--CoA ligase family protein/GNAT family N-acetyltransferase produces the protein MSIRNLNALFSPDTIALIGASNRAGSVGAVLARNLFEAGFSGPILTVNPNERAIRSALNYHSISELPLAPDLAIIATPPDSVPGLIRELGERGCRAAVVITAGFGEGESADGKALKQAMLEAAKPYLMRIVGPNCLGILLPHRGINASFAHIMPQKGDVAFVTQSGAVATSILDWASARGIGFSHVISLGSMSDIDFGDMLDYLALDPNTRSILIYMEAVTEARKFLSAARMASRNKPVVVVKAGRSDAGAKAALSHTGALAGSDAVYDAAFRRAGMLRVNTLDELFQAAGTLATGIRVKGDRLAILTNGGGAGVLAVDELADRQGHLAELSESTLARLDALLPKAWSHANPVDILGDAPGQRYAGALEALLDEPGADAVLVMNCPAAVADSLDAAQSVVATLGERRPAVLTCWLGEGAPAEARQLFSAKRIPTYQTPEQAIRAFSHLSNYWRNQQALMETPPAVAEDIIIDKVNAEAIIDSVLKDGRSVLTEPEAAAVLSAYGIPTVSAIAVKTPEEACEAAKKLGFPVVLKILSRDISHKSDVGGVQLNLASPVAVAQAATDMLASIQRVAPEARMDGFNVQPMIRRPGAHELIMGVAEDSVFGPIILFGQGGTAAEVIGDRVIGLPPLNPLLAKEMIQTTRISRLLQGYRDRPAADVEAITLTLIKLSQMVCDLDRVAELDINPLLADSSGVIALDARIVVRAVHGQRRPLAIRPYPQQLEKVIETRTGQRYDLRPIRPEDDNGLVEMFRHSSSDDMRPRFFAAIQGADDAFAARLTQIDYDREMAFVAMAPGKHEIVGVVRLSADPDKEKAEFAIMVRRDMKGTGLGYRLMQELLNYARDSGIQQLYADILRENHAMRQMADEFGFVTQSVKDETDTVTLVLKL, from the coding sequence ATGTCGATACGCAATCTAAACGCGCTGTTTTCGCCTGACACGATAGCGCTGATCGGTGCAAGCAACCGCGCTGGTTCAGTGGGTGCCGTGCTGGCGCGAAACCTTTTTGAGGCCGGTTTTTCAGGGCCTATCCTGACTGTGAATCCAAACGAGCGGGCCATCCGCTCAGCGCTCAACTACCACTCCATCAGTGAATTACCGTTGGCTCCAGATCTGGCCATTATCGCCACGCCACCTGACAGCGTGCCGGGTCTTATTCGTGAACTTGGGGAACGGGGGTGTCGAGCGGCCGTGGTGATCACCGCGGGCTTCGGTGAGGGAGAGAGTGCCGATGGAAAAGCGCTCAAACAGGCAATGCTGGAGGCCGCAAAGCCTTACTTGATGCGTATTGTCGGGCCTAATTGCCTGGGTATTCTGCTGCCGCACAGGGGGATCAACGCTAGCTTTGCTCATATCATGCCGCAAAAGGGAGACGTTGCCTTCGTGACCCAGTCCGGTGCGGTAGCGACCTCGATTCTTGACTGGGCATCTGCGCGTGGCATCGGCTTTTCGCATGTGATCTCTCTTGGCTCAATGAGCGATATTGATTTCGGGGATATGCTCGACTATCTGGCTCTTGATCCTAATACCCGCTCCATCCTTATCTATATGGAGGCCGTGACCGAGGCACGCAAGTTTCTGTCGGCGGCCCGTATGGCCTCCCGTAACAAGCCTGTGGTGGTCGTCAAGGCAGGTCGCAGTGATGCGGGCGCCAAAGCCGCGCTGTCACATACCGGGGCGCTAGCCGGCTCTGATGCTGTCTACGACGCGGCGTTCCGGCGTGCGGGAATGCTACGGGTCAATACCCTCGATGAATTGTTCCAAGCCGCAGGCACGCTGGCGACCGGCATCCGCGTAAAAGGCGACCGGCTGGCCATCCTTACCAACGGTGGGGGAGCCGGTGTACTGGCGGTTGATGAGCTAGCTGATCGACAAGGTCACCTGGCCGAACTTTCCGAGTCGACGCTGGCGCGCTTGGATGCGTTGCTACCCAAAGCATGGTCCCATGCCAATCCGGTTGACATCCTCGGCGACGCGCCTGGTCAACGCTATGCAGGCGCACTCGAAGCGTTACTCGATGAGCCTGGAGCGGATGCGGTTTTGGTCATGAACTGCCCTGCGGCGGTAGCCGATAGCCTTGACGCTGCCCAGTCCGTGGTTGCGACCTTGGGCGAACGGCGTCCTGCGGTGTTGACCTGCTGGCTGGGTGAAGGGGCGCCTGCCGAGGCCCGCCAGCTGTTTTCCGCGAAACGCATCCCTACGTATCAAACGCCAGAGCAGGCCATTAGGGCCTTTTCGCACTTGTCGAACTACTGGCGTAATCAGCAAGCGTTGATGGAGACGCCGCCAGCCGTTGCTGAAGATATCATCATCGACAAGGTCAACGCGGAAGCCATCATCGACAGTGTACTCAAGGATGGTCGTAGCGTACTGACCGAGCCGGAGGCAGCGGCAGTACTGTCGGCTTATGGCATTCCAACCGTATCTGCCATCGCAGTGAAGACGCCGGAGGAAGCCTGCGAGGCGGCCAAAAAGTTGGGTTTCCCGGTGGTGCTGAAGATATTGTCGCGGGATATCTCGCACAAGTCGGATGTGGGGGGAGTGCAGTTGAACCTTGCCTCACCCGTGGCGGTGGCTCAGGCGGCGACAGATATGCTCGCTAGCATTCAACGTGTTGCGCCGGAGGCACGGATGGATGGCTTCAACGTGCAGCCGATGATTCGCCGCCCTGGTGCGCATGAGCTGATTATGGGCGTTGCTGAAGACAGCGTTTTTGGGCCGATCATTCTGTTTGGCCAGGGCGGCACGGCGGCTGAAGTCATCGGTGACCGCGTCATTGGCCTCCCGCCGCTCAACCCCCTCCTGGCGAAGGAGATGATCCAAACGACGCGTATCTCTCGCTTGCTGCAAGGCTATCGAGATCGGCCTGCCGCCGATGTGGAAGCCATTACGCTCACCCTGATCAAACTGTCGCAAATGGTCTGCGATCTGGATCGCGTCGCCGAGCTCGATATTAATCCTTTATTGGCCGATTCTTCCGGGGTGATCGCCCTGGATGCGCGTATTGTGGTCAGGGCCGTCCACGGCCAACGTCGACCGCTTGCTATTCGCCCCTACCCGCAGCAGCTCGAAAAAGTTATCGAAACCCGAACTGGCCAGCGTTATGACTTACGCCCCATACGCCCGGAAGATGATAACGGGCTGGTCGAAATGTTCCGTCACTCTTCGTCCGATGACATGAGGCCACGCTTCTTTGCGGCCATCCAGGGGGCTGATGATGCTTTCGCGGCTCGCCTCACCCAGATCGACTACGACCGAGAAATGGCCTTCGTCGCTATGGCACCAGGTAAGCACGAAATCGTCGGAGTTGTTCGCCTGTCTGCTGACCCTGACAAGGAAAAAGCTGAGTTTGCGATTATGGTGCGTCGCGATATGAAGGGAACGGGACTTGGCTATCGTCTTATGCAGGAACTGCTCAACTATGCTCGTGATAGTGGCATCCAGCAGCTCTACGCCGATATTCTGCGAGAGAATCATGCTATGCGGCAAATGGCGGACGAGTTTGGCTTCGTTACTCAATCAGTCAAAGATGAGACCGATACCGTAACGCTGGTGCTCAAGCTGTAA
- a CDS encoding HAD-IC family P-type ATPase, protein MDTPTADTDLSSESPSLQVHARHADDVLADLETSLSGLTVDEAAKRLEQYGRNQLPAVAGRHPLLRFLAHFHNALIYFLLAAAIAASLLGHFVDASVIVAVVLVNAVVGFVQEGKAEKALNAIRNLIAPHAHLVREGKHVEVPVDEIVLGDIVSLEAGDRVPADLRLIRASSLRIEEAILTGESVAAEKRVSPAPKEAALGDCHSMAYSGTLVATGQATGVVVATGSDTEIGRISTMLRDVQPLTTPLLQQINRFGTQFTWVTLAVTVVLFAFAVLVRGHVWSEALIAVVALAVAAIPEGLPAVITITLAIGVQRMARRNAAIRQLPAVETLGATSVICSDKTGTLTRNEMTVRRLEASSGRMMVSGSGYVPEGRLTAETAANVEDTRPTDIDSLILAGLLCNDAQLSNTDGEWHVIGDPMEGALVALAIKAGLEPESTRHEWHRLDEIPFDAKHRFMATLNGHASEGARIFVKGAPDELLQLCSLQADGEGSRSLERDAWTARIAEAAAQGERVLGLATKRLPSGTHKLTFADLDDKLVFVGLIGFIDPPREEAMAAIKECHSAGIMVKMITGDHAATAAAIARQLGLDDDPHVLTGRELDDIADSDLPDIVTETSVFARTNPEHKLRIVRALQSTGAIVAMTGDGVNDAPSLKQANVGVGMGHKGTDAAKEASQMVLLDDNFASIVAAVNEGRVVYDNIRKVTAWTLPTNGGQVLAVIAAILFNFAMPMSAVQILWINLITGVTLGLSLAFEGAEPNVMQRRPRPAGQGLLTPFLVWRIGLVSFLFLMAVLGIFFYSLGRGDELAMSRTLVVNTIVVLQVFYLFNVRYLHMTSFNWRGVLGTPAVLIAVSMVVFAQLAFTFLPVMHRLFDTRPLGIADGVLIIAIGIAMMIVLEVEKTLVRRTGWLGL, encoded by the coding sequence ATGGACACACCTACTGCCGATACCGATTTATCATCAGAAAGCCCGTCTTTGCAGGTTCACGCAAGGCATGCCGATGATGTCCTTGCGGACTTGGAGACTTCGCTATCGGGGCTGACAGTAGATGAAGCTGCCAAGCGCTTGGAGCAGTATGGGCGTAACCAGTTACCGGCAGTAGCTGGCCGACACCCGCTGCTTCGCTTTCTCGCTCATTTTCATAATGCACTGATCTATTTCCTTTTGGCGGCGGCCATCGCAGCCTCGTTGCTAGGGCATTTTGTCGATGCGTCGGTCATTGTTGCGGTGGTCTTGGTTAATGCAGTGGTCGGTTTTGTACAGGAAGGCAAGGCGGAAAAAGCGCTGAATGCAATCCGTAACCTTATCGCTCCGCACGCTCATCTAGTCAGAGAAGGGAAGCACGTCGAAGTGCCCGTCGATGAGATCGTTCTGGGCGACATCGTATCCTTGGAGGCAGGAGATCGAGTGCCTGCAGATTTGCGTCTTATCCGTGCCAGCTCACTGCGAATTGAGGAGGCTATCCTGACCGGCGAGTCGGTGGCTGCAGAAAAGCGGGTTTCACCGGCCCCAAAAGAGGCTGCGCTGGGCGATTGTCACTCCATGGCGTATTCCGGCACGCTGGTGGCCACTGGGCAGGCGACAGGGGTGGTGGTGGCCACCGGTAGCGATACTGAAATCGGACGAATCAGTACCATGCTGCGTGATGTTCAACCACTGACCACGCCACTACTACAGCAGATCAATCGCTTCGGAACGCAGTTTACCTGGGTCACGTTGGCCGTGACGGTTGTTCTGTTTGCCTTTGCGGTGCTGGTACGCGGCCATGTCTGGTCGGAGGCGCTCATTGCCGTTGTGGCCTTGGCCGTTGCGGCGATCCCCGAAGGCCTGCCCGCCGTTATTACCATCACGCTCGCTATCGGCGTGCAGCGTATGGCACGGCGCAACGCCGCTATTCGGCAGCTTCCTGCGGTGGAGACGCTGGGGGCTACATCGGTTATCTGCTCCGACAAGACCGGCACACTAACGCGCAACGAGATGACCGTGCGTCGGCTGGAAGCCTCCAGCGGCCGAATGATGGTATCCGGGTCTGGCTATGTACCGGAAGGGCGACTGACAGCGGAGACAGCGGCTAACGTGGAGGATACACGGCCAACGGATATCGACAGCCTGATCCTGGCCGGACTGCTGTGTAACGATGCCCAGTTGAGCAATACCGACGGAGAGTGGCATGTGATTGGCGACCCCATGGAAGGGGCGCTGGTGGCGTTGGCTATTAAGGCTGGCCTGGAACCCGAGTCTACTCGGCATGAGTGGCACCGCCTTGATGAGATTCCTTTCGATGCCAAACATCGCTTTATGGCCACGCTCAACGGCCATGCATCGGAGGGGGCGCGTATTTTCGTCAAAGGTGCCCCAGACGAACTGTTGCAACTATGCTCCCTTCAGGCGGATGGAGAGGGAAGTAGGTCGCTGGAACGGGATGCCTGGACGGCACGCATCGCAGAGGCGGCTGCTCAGGGGGAACGGGTGCTCGGCTTAGCGACTAAGCGGCTGCCGTCCGGTACCCACAAGCTAACGTTTGCTGACCTTGATGACAAGTTGGTTTTTGTTGGCTTAATAGGTTTTATCGACCCGCCGCGGGAGGAGGCAATGGCCGCCATTAAAGAGTGCCACTCCGCCGGCATTATGGTGAAAATGATTACCGGCGATCACGCCGCGACGGCAGCGGCTATTGCTCGTCAGTTGGGGCTCGATGACGACCCGCACGTACTAACGGGGCGTGAACTCGATGACATTGCCGATAGCGATCTGCCTGACATCGTTACCGAGACCAGTGTTTTTGCCCGAACCAACCCTGAACACAAACTGCGAATTGTTCGAGCGCTGCAATCGACCGGCGCCATAGTGGCGATGACCGGCGATGGCGTTAATGATGCACCTTCGTTAAAGCAGGCGAACGTCGGTGTTGGTATGGGGCATAAAGGCACCGATGCGGCAAAAGAGGCGTCGCAGATGGTTCTGCTCGACGATAACTTTGCCTCCATTGTGGCCGCCGTGAATGAAGGCCGAGTGGTCTACGACAATATTCGTAAAGTGACGGCTTGGACGTTGCCGACCAATGGGGGCCAAGTATTAGCGGTCATTGCCGCGATTCTGTTTAATTTCGCTATGCCGATGTCAGCCGTGCAGATCCTGTGGATCAACCTTATCACTGGCGTCACACTAGGGTTGTCGCTGGCGTTTGAGGGAGCCGAACCGAATGTTATGCAGCGTCGGCCGCGGCCTGCAGGGCAGGGCTTGCTGACGCCCTTTCTGGTCTGGCGCATCGGGTTGGTGTCGTTCTTGTTCCTGATGGCAGTACTGGGTATTTTCTTCTATTCGCTTGGCCGAGGGGATGAGCTAGCCATGAGCCGCACCTTGGTAGTTAATACCATCGTGGTGCTGCAAGTGTTCTATCTTTTCAACGTGCGCTATCTGCACATGACCTCCTTTAACTGGCGAGGAGTGCTTGGAACCCCCGCCGTGTTAATAGCGGTCTCTATGGTCGTCTTTGCTCAGCTAGCATTCACGTTTCTGCCGGTTATGCATCGCCTGTTCGATACTCGGCCGCTAGGTATTGCGGACGGGGTGTTAATCATCGCTATCGGTATCGCCATGATGATAGTGCTGGAAGTTGAGAAGACTCTGGTGCGTAGGACGGGTTGGCTGGGGCTGTGA
- a CDS encoding ion channel: MPVIQRLLRVLKASTLQISWTFLLLIVLAHMGTAWVLFSLVGEAMADSLTDWVYFYVVVSSTVGFGDFSPTTIAGEWIASLYLIPGGISLFAALIGKATVTLSNFWRLQMQGKGDFSHLSGHTLVIGWHGETTERILDILKADKGLPDEVVLCVTKEMSNPRPADLKFIKGESFSNAELLKRAGVESASRIIIYDTSDDRVATVALSAYSLKAKNAHIVAHCANPDTAAMLRRTLPGIECTQALALEMLVRSASDAGISRVVNELLAVDRGATQYQTRLNQPPAGATFGDLFMQAKKVCNATVLGLANSSDDSEGSMLNPDTQRPLQDGDIIYYMANTRLSQQQLSELLTAES, encoded by the coding sequence ATGCCTGTTATTCAGCGACTGCTCCGCGTCCTTAAAGCGTCGACGCTACAAATTTCGTGGACATTCCTTCTACTTATTGTGCTCGCACATATGGGCACCGCCTGGGTACTTTTTTCTCTGGTCGGCGAAGCGATGGCCGACTCCCTTACCGATTGGGTTTATTTTTACGTGGTCGTCTCCAGCACCGTAGGTTTCGGTGATTTCAGCCCGACAACCATAGCTGGCGAGTGGATCGCCTCGCTCTACCTCATTCCAGGCGGCATTTCTCTATTTGCCGCTTTAATCGGTAAAGCCACTGTCACCCTTTCAAATTTTTGGAGACTACAGATGCAAGGAAAAGGCGATTTTAGCCACCTATCCGGCCACACCCTCGTCATTGGCTGGCACGGCGAAACCACAGAACGCATTTTGGACATTCTCAAAGCTGATAAAGGCCTACCTGATGAAGTCGTGCTCTGCGTAACCAAAGAGATGAGTAACCCACGCCCGGCGGATTTGAAATTTATCAAAGGGGAGAGTTTCTCCAATGCCGAGCTTCTCAAGCGAGCCGGGGTTGAGAGCGCCAGCCGCATCATCATCTACGACACGAGTGATGACCGAGTTGCTACCGTCGCGCTGAGTGCCTACAGCCTTAAAGCAAAAAACGCCCATATCGTCGCCCACTGCGCCAATCCCGACACCGCAGCAATGTTGCGGCGCACCTTGCCAGGCATCGAATGTACCCAAGCCTTAGCGTTGGAAATGCTGGTAAGGTCAGCCTCTGATGCAGGAATTTCACGGGTCGTCAACGAACTACTCGCGGTTGATCGTGGCGCTACCCAATACCAAACCAGGTTAAACCAGCCGCCTGCCGGAGCCACCTTCGGCGACTTATTTATGCAAGCGAAAAAGGTATGCAATGCCACCGTGCTTGGTCTTGCCAACAGCAGCGATGACAGCGAAGGCAGCATGTTGAATCCAGACACCCAGCGTCCACTGCAGGATGGTGACATTATTTACTACATGGCCAATACACGCCTTTCACAGCAACAGTTGAGTGAGCTACTCACCGCAGAAAGTTAA
- a CDS encoding dienelactone hydrolase family protein produces the protein MKKILLPASALALFTLALPAMAFSPAGENIAYSVNDEDFQGYFISAGDNTKGSVLIVHDWDGLDDYERQRADMLADEGYDVFAVDLYGKGNRPQAVEDKRAATNRLYQDRERMRALTLGGLAQAREQGAAGQTVIMGYCFGGAVALEIARSGEADNIAAYTSFHGGLTTPDGQSYSSETAPIFIAHGGADTAVSLEDVATLAEELETAGVTYEVGIYSGAPHAFSVFGSDAYHERADKRSWAAFNTWLDEML, from the coding sequence ATGAAAAAAATTCTACTCCCTGCCAGCGCATTAGCACTTTTTACGCTGGCACTGCCTGCAATGGCGTTCTCCCCTGCTGGAGAAAATATTGCCTATAGCGTGAATGACGAGGATTTTCAGGGCTATTTTATTTCTGCGGGTGACAATACAAAAGGCAGCGTACTAATCGTTCATGACTGGGACGGGCTGGATGATTATGAGCGCCAGCGTGCTGATATGTTGGCCGATGAAGGCTACGACGTATTTGCCGTGGATCTATATGGTAAAGGCAACCGCCCCCAAGCAGTCGAAGATAAGCGCGCCGCAACCAATCGACTCTACCAAGACAGAGAACGCATGCGGGCCCTGACCTTGGGTGGTTTAGCCCAGGCAAGAGAGCAAGGTGCTGCCGGGCAAACGGTCATCATGGGTTACTGCTTTGGTGGCGCCGTAGCGCTAGAGATCGCCCGCTCCGGTGAAGCCGACAATATAGCAGCGTACACCAGCTTTCACGGTGGTCTAACAACCCCCGATGGCCAGTCTTACTCAAGTGAAACCGCACCTATCTTTATCGCCCACGGCGGTGCCGACACTGCGGTTAGCTTAGAGGACGTTGCCACCCTGGCTGAGGAGTTAGAAACCGCAGGTGTGACCTATGAAGTCGGTATCTATTCCGGCGCTCCCCACGCTTTCAGCGTGTTTGGCAGCGATGCGTATCACGAACGCGCCGACAAACGCTCTTGGGCAGCCTTTAATACTTGGCTGGATGAAATGCTTTAA
- a CDS encoding Bax inhibitor-1/YccA family protein, which translates to MAYNDLRTARPQSSGVANSVSTNKVLRNTYALLAMTLLFSAVTAGAAVALGIQQMNIFVFLIGAYGLMFLVHKTANSAAGLLATFAFTGFMGFTLGPILSAYLTLPNGGALIMNALAMTGLTFVGLSAVALTTKKDFSFLSNFLMAGAIVLILAMVAGFFFQIPALSLMVSAGFVLFASAAILYQTSEIIHRAGETNYILATVTLYVSIYNLFVSLLSILGIMSND; encoded by the coding sequence ATGGCTTACAACGATTTACGTACGGCACGTCCTCAGTCGAGTGGCGTTGCCAACAGTGTTAGCACTAACAAGGTGTTGCGTAACACCTACGCGCTACTGGCAATGACGCTGCTGTTCTCAGCAGTCACTGCGGGTGCTGCTGTGGCCCTCGGTATCCAACAAATGAACATCTTCGTGTTCTTGATTGGTGCCTACGGCTTAATGTTCCTGGTACATAAAACCGCCAACTCCGCGGCTGGCTTATTGGCAACGTTCGCCTTCACCGGCTTTATGGGCTTTACGCTTGGGCCGATTCTCTCTGCCTACCTGACCCTGCCTAATGGCGGTGCGTTGATTATGAACGCGTTGGCCATGACCGGTCTGACGTTTGTAGGTCTTTCAGCGGTAGCGTTAACCACCAAGAAAGACTTTAGCTTTTTGAGCAACTTCTTGATGGCGGGCGCCATTGTGTTGATTCTGGCCATGGTGGCTGGGTTCTTCTTCCAAATTCCGGCGCTTTCATTGATGGTATCAGCAGGCTTTGTGCTGTTTGCTTCAGCAGCCATTCTGTATCAAACCAGTGAGATAATTCACCGCGCTGGCGAAACGAACTACATTCTCGCCACGGTGACGCTCTACGTATCCATCTACAACCTGTTCGTTAGCCTGTTGTCGATTTTGGGTATTATGAGTAACGATTGA
- the tusD gene encoding sulfurtransferase complex subunit TusD, which produces MQYGLLVMGAPYSSPAPHSALRFAHAVLARGHQITGVFFYHDGVHNASSLMAPPQDELNLSEAWAELSQQHGVQLDVCIAAALRRGLMSESEAQRHGKQAFNVAPPFELTGLGQLLELQQRTDRLITFA; this is translated from the coding sequence ATGCAGTACGGCTTATTGGTGATGGGGGCGCCGTATAGCAGCCCAGCTCCTCACTCTGCATTGCGTTTTGCTCATGCCGTTCTAGCGCGTGGACATCAAATTACGGGTGTTTTTTTCTATCACGACGGCGTTCATAATGCCTCTTCGTTGATGGCCCCCCCCCAGGATGAGCTCAATCTTAGTGAGGCCTGGGCTGAACTGAGCCAGCAGCACGGGGTTCAATTGGATGTCTGTATTGCCGCAGCGTTGCGGCGTGGGTTGATGAGCGAATCAGAAGCGCAGCGACACGGCAAGCAGGCCTTTAATGTAGCCCCGCCTTTCGAGTTGACCGGGCTTGGGCAACTGCTTGAGCTGCAGCAACGCACTGATCGTCTGATCACGTTTGCTTAA
- the tusC gene encoding sulfurtransferase complex subunit TusC translates to MATPDALLVIVRHAPHSSNWLREGLDAALVAAAFGQPVHLLFMGQGIMALLKEQGSGAPGQKATLPTIDMLEMYDIDKLWVTEGALQGMYLSADALVGGVTMITEQEVPGILQQHSKILNF, encoded by the coding sequence ATGGCAACACCTGATGCGCTATTAGTGATAGTTCGCCACGCACCACATAGCTCAAACTGGCTACGTGAAGGATTAGATGCCGCATTGGTCGCGGCTGCCTTTGGCCAGCCCGTGCATCTGCTGTTTATGGGACAGGGTATAATGGCACTGCTGAAAGAGCAGGGCAGTGGCGCACCGGGCCAAAAAGCCACGCTGCCCACCATTGATATGTTGGAAATGTACGATATTGACAAGCTTTGGGTGACCGAAGGGGCGCTGCAAGGGATGTATCTATCCGCCGACGCTCTGGTAGGGGGCGTTACTATGATAACCGAGCAGGAAGTTCCTGGGATTTTGCAGCAACATTCCAAGATACTTAATTTCTAG
- the tusB gene encoding sulfurtransferase complex subunit TusB codes for MILHILTKAPDSSASTQMQQAIGGQDAVLLIEEAVTAALDPTWEAWQQCQSRIFLLSEDLVSRGLTNIAADNELPTLEVDGFVALTEQYEKAVTWY; via the coding sequence ATGATTCTACACATCCTCACCAAAGCGCCTGACAGCAGTGCATCCACTCAAATGCAGCAAGCGATAGGGGGGCAGGATGCCGTGCTGCTGATCGAAGAAGCCGTTACAGCTGCGCTAGATCCCACCTGGGAGGCATGGCAGCAGTGTCAGTCGCGCATATTCCTTCTATCGGAAGACCTTGTAAGCCGCGGGCTTACAAACATAGCCGCGGATAATGAGCTGCCCACGCTAGAGGTGGATGGCTTTGTAGCGCTGACTGAGCAGTATGAAAAGGCAGTTACTTGGTACTAG
- a CDS encoding TusE/DsrC/DsvC family sulfur relay protein, which translates to MSETKIYRYLDSQNRYPLDTEGYLVNQSQWDESVACLMAEEEGLTLTAEHWEVIDVVRAFYQRYEMAPAMRPLVKATKNALGDEKGRSIYLMQLFPGSPAKRIARLAGLPKPTNCL; encoded by the coding sequence ATGTCAGAGACAAAAATATACCGTTATCTTGATTCGCAAAACAGATATCCGCTAGACACAGAAGGATATCTTGTTAATCAGTCACAGTGGGACGAATCCGTTGCTTGTTTAATGGCGGAAGAAGAGGGCTTAACGCTTACCGCTGAGCACTGGGAAGTCATCGACGTAGTGAGGGCGTTTTATCAGCGTTACGAAATGGCACCGGCGATGCGGCCGCTGGTGAAAGCAACTAAAAACGCACTGGGTGATGAAAAAGGGCGTTCTATTTACCTGATGCAGCTCTTCCCCGGCAGTCCGGCAAAGCGGATCGCACGCCTGGCCGGTTTACCGAAGCCCACCAACTGCCTATAA